A portion of the uncultured Draconibacterium sp. genome contains these proteins:
- a CDS encoding NAD-dependent epimerase/dehydratase family protein yields the protein MKVIVTGATGMVGKGVLLECLDHESVEKVLVIGRNPVDVTHPKLEQLIQNDFSDFSTVKEQLAGFDACFLCMGISSVGMKENDYKKITYDYTLALARELLPLNPEMTITYVSGEGTDSSEKGRVMWARVKGKTENDLIKLGFKQAFMFRPGFIIPLHGIKSRTKAYQFMYDYFMWLVRLFKAVAPNAVVNTTQVGKAMINCAMHSYNSIIIKPKDIIQLAEK from the coding sequence ATGAAGGTTATAGTGACAGGTGCCACCGGAATGGTGGGAAAAGGAGTTTTACTGGAGTGTCTCGATCATGAATCGGTTGAAAAGGTTTTGGTAATTGGAAGGAATCCGGTTGATGTTACGCACCCTAAACTGGAACAACTCATTCAAAATGATTTTTCCGATTTTTCAACTGTTAAGGAGCAACTCGCGGGTTTCGACGCCTGTTTTTTGTGCATGGGAATCAGTTCGGTTGGGATGAAAGAAAACGACTATAAAAAGATCACCTACGATTATACACTTGCACTTGCCCGCGAATTGCTTCCGCTCAACCCGGAAATGACAATCACCTATGTTTCAGGCGAAGGAACTGATTCATCAGAGAAAGGACGAGTGATGTGGGCGCGGGTTAAAGGGAAAACCGAAAATGACCTGATAAAACTGGGATTTAAACAGGCTTTTATGTTCCGACCGGGATTTATCATTCCCTTACACGGGATAAAATCGCGAACAAAAGCCTACCAGTTTATGTATGACTATTTTATGTGGCTGGTGCGCTTATTTAAAGCAGTGGCACCAAACGCAGTAGTAAACACCACACAAGTCGGGAAAGCGATGATCAACTGCGCAATGCATAGCTACAATTCCATAATTATTAAACCAAAAGACATTATTCAACTCGCAGAAAAATAA
- a CDS encoding metallophosphoesterase: MRQIIPWLFFIAFIAFLVGANMYLAKRFTFYFDIRKARYLYITFGALTVFMIVGIATTSNTQAAFGNMIYIAASIVMGFLLYLLLSVAVVDLVNIFTKSVPRLLGIAALSLAVFVTAAGIINAQYRRISEVEIPMKGLTNEITVAHLSDIHIGHFWGPKTLQRIVDKTNAQNPDVVFITGDLFDGKIRLNGESLDPLKQLNAPVYFVEGNHDGYSGAKEVKDNLREIGVTVLENEVTHFNQIQIIGLNHMRADNSQQEIPERRNRPSIRSVLDELNLFPGKPTVLLHHSPDGIEFANQHGVDLYLAGHTHNGQLFPFNFVVGMIYKYKKDLGNYKGTRIYTSQGVGTFGPPMRVGTKSEIVILKLKPI, translated from the coding sequence ATGAGACAAATTATTCCCTGGTTATTTTTTATTGCATTTATCGCATTTCTGGTTGGAGCAAATATGTACCTCGCCAAGCGATTCACATTTTATTTCGACATACGGAAAGCCCGCTACCTTTATATAACTTTTGGCGCGTTAACTGTTTTTATGATTGTCGGAATTGCGACAACCTCCAACACACAAGCGGCTTTTGGTAATATGATTTACATTGCGGCCTCGATAGTGATGGGCTTTTTACTCTACCTTTTGCTTTCGGTTGCGGTTGTTGATCTGGTTAATATTTTTACAAAATCGGTCCCTCGTCTATTAGGAATTGCAGCACTTTCGCTGGCAGTTTTTGTTACTGCCGCCGGAATCATAAACGCCCAATACCGAAGAATTAGCGAAGTAGAAATTCCAATGAAAGGACTGACCAATGAAATTACGGTTGCACACCTTTCTGATATTCATATCGGGCATTTCTGGGGACCGAAAACACTGCAAAGAATAGTGGATAAAACCAATGCCCAAAATCCCGACGTGGTATTTATTACCGGCGATTTGTTTGATGGTAAAATCCGCTTAAACGGCGAAAGTCTGGATCCTCTAAAACAACTCAATGCTCCTGTGTATTTTGTGGAAGGAAACCACGACGGTTACTCTGGGGCAAAAGAAGTGAAAGATAACCTGCGCGAAATTGGAGTTACTGTTTTAGAAAACGAGGTAACGCATTTTAACCAGATACAGATTATCGGTCTTAATCACATGCGGGCCGACAACAGCCAACAGGAAATTCCTGAAAGAAGAAATCGTCCGAGCATCCGTTCCGTTCTTGATGAATTGAATCTATTCCCCGGAAAACCTACGGTTTTGCTGCATCACAGTCCCGATGGAATTGAATTTGCCAATCAACACGGCGTTGATCTTTACCTCGCCGGGCACACGCACAACGGTCAGTTATTTCCATTCAATTTCGTAGTAGGCATGATCTACAAATACAAAAAAGATTTGGGCAATTATAAGGGAACCCGCATCTACACCTCGCAAGGAGTAGGAACTTTTGGCCCGCCAATGCGTGTTGGAACAAAAAGCGAAATTGTGATTCTAAAACTTAAACCAATATAA
- a CDS encoding SDR family oxidoreductase, giving the protein MKNVALITGASTGIGRELAHIHAEKGGDLVIVARSKDKLEALKKELEAKHNTKVVVIAKDLGLPESPKEIYDEIKQAGVEIEILINNAGFGGVGVFHELDYEQHMAMINLNVKTLTAMSRLFLPDFVERNSGKILNNSSTASLMPGPLQAVYFATKAYVRSLSNALSAELSDTNITVTNLMPGATETEFGASSGMDKTVMFKKTASARKVAEAGYNAMLKGKIDVISGLTTAQKIMMAFIPFMPKKLLLKTVKTMQQTN; this is encoded by the coding sequence ATGAAGAACGTTGCATTAATAACCGGTGCATCAACCGGAATTGGACGGGAACTGGCCCACATTCATGCAGAAAAAGGTGGCGACCTGGTAATTGTTGCTCGGAGCAAGGACAAACTTGAGGCATTAAAAAAGGAGCTTGAAGCAAAACACAACACAAAAGTTGTTGTGATTGCAAAAGATTTAGGCTTACCCGAATCGCCAAAGGAAATTTACGACGAGATTAAACAGGCAGGCGTCGAAATTGAGATTCTGATTAACAACGCCGGATTTGGTGGGGTCGGCGTATTTCACGAGCTGGATTACGAGCAACACATGGCAATGATTAACCTGAATGTAAAAACCTTAACTGCAATGTCTCGCTTATTCTTACCTGATTTTGTTGAACGCAATTCGGGAAAAATCCTGAACAACTCATCAACAGCCAGTTTAATGCCCGGACCGCTGCAGGCAGTTTATTTTGCCACAAAAGCTTATGTACGCTCACTAAGCAATGCGCTGTCGGCCGAACTTTCGGATACAAATATTACTGTTACCAACCTTATGCCGGGTGCCACCGAAACCGAATTTGGCGCTTCATCGGGCATGGATAAAACCGTGATGTTCAAAAAAACGGCGAGTGCCCGCAAGGTTGCCGAAGCCGGGTACAATGCCATGCTAAAAGGAAAGATCGACGTCATTTCAGGGTTAACAACTGCACAAAAAATAATGATGGCATTTATTCCTTTTATGCCCAAAAAACTTTTGTTGAAAACCGTTAAAACAATGCAGCAAACCAACTGA
- a CDS encoding PQQ-dependent sugar dehydrogenase, whose amino-acid sequence MKSIAFLITCLFLIFSFSANAQDGAQLYGQNCASCHGANLGGGNAASLVDGIWQFGAEDNYVFRNIKFGIAHLGMPSYAETLSDGEIGAILKYIRESENKVGAQKPPIAKEIETLDYKVDVEIFAEGLEVPWAIDFIDENTALITERPGRLRIVQDGKLLEEPVKNTPEVLNEGQGGLLDVAVDPDYLENGWIYLAYSHVLTSGYDGNRPPAMTRIVRGKIEDNTWASEEVIFEAPHDTYRTTRHHYGCRIVFDPWGHLFFAIGDRGAGYQAQDFTLPNGKVHRIFKDGSIPEDNPFVDEEGAVQSLFSLGNRNIQGMAIHPQTGELWVTEHGPMGGDELNLIEWGKNYGWETITYGKNYNGTVITDVKHKPGMEQPNLYWRPSIAVCGLDFYRGDLFSKWENKLLVGALKYEEVRLLQIEGDKVVHQEVIVKNQGRVRDVSTGPEGAIYVVLNKPGTVIKLTPQD is encoded by the coding sequence ATGAAATCAATAGCTTTTTTAATCACCTGTTTATTCCTCATTTTTTCATTTTCGGCAAACGCGCAAGACGGCGCGCAACTGTACGGGCAAAATTGTGCTTCGTGCCATGGCGCCAATTTGGGTGGTGGAAATGCTGCCAGCTTAGTTGATGGTATTTGGCAGTTTGGTGCCGAAGACAATTATGTTTTCCGGAATATAAAATTTGGAATTGCACATTTGGGAATGCCTTCGTACGCAGAAACACTGAGCGATGGCGAGATTGGAGCCATCCTTAAATATATCCGTGAATCGGAAAATAAAGTTGGCGCCCAAAAACCGCCAATTGCCAAAGAAATAGAAACGTTGGATTATAAAGTTGATGTGGAAATTTTTGCTGAAGGACTGGAAGTTCCGTGGGCTATTGATTTTATTGATGAAAATACAGCTTTAATAACTGAGCGTCCGGGCAGGCTGCGGATTGTGCAAGATGGAAAATTATTAGAAGAGCCGGTAAAAAACACACCCGAAGTTTTAAACGAAGGGCAGGGCGGTTTGCTGGATGTTGCGGTTGATCCGGATTATTTGGAGAATGGCTGGATTTATTTGGCTTACAGTCACGTATTAACAAGTGGTTACGATGGAAACCGCCCGCCAGCTATGACCAGAATTGTGCGCGGAAAAATTGAAGATAACACCTGGGCCAGTGAAGAAGTGATATTTGAAGCGCCACACGATACTTACCGGACCACTCGTCACCATTATGGTTGCCGCATTGTTTTCGATCCGTGGGGACATTTGTTTTTTGCCATTGGCGACCGCGGTGCCGGTTACCAGGCGCAGGATTTTACTTTGCCCAATGGGAAAGTACATCGTATTTTTAAAGACGGAAGTATTCCGGAAGACAATCCATTTGTTGACGAGGAAGGCGCTGTGCAGTCGTTATTTTCGCTGGGAAACCGTAACATCCAGGGAATGGCTATTCATCCGCAAACCGGAGAACTTTGGGTAACCGAGCATGGCCCAATGGGAGGCGATGAACTGAACCTGATTGAGTGGGGCAAAAACTACGGATGGGAAACCATAACATATGGAAAAAATTACAACGGAACAGTAATAACCGATGTGAAGCATAAACCCGGAATGGAGCAACCGAACCTCTATTGGCGGCCATCGATTGCAGTTTGTGGCCTTGATTTTTATCGCGGAGACCTTTTCAGTAAATGGGAAAATAAACTGCTGGTTGGAGCCTTAAAATACGAGGAGGTGCGTTTGCTGCAAATTGAAGGAGATAAAGTGGTTCATCAAGAGGTGATTGTGAAAAATCAGGGACGTGTGCGCGATGTGTCAACCGGGCCCGAGGGTGCAATTTATGTGGTGTTGAATAAACCGGGAACAGTAATTAAACTAACTCCTCAGGATTAG
- a CDS encoding Rrf2 family transcriptional regulator has product MKFSTRTRYGLRAILEIALNNSENGIYQKDIAANQNLSYKYLDHIINSLKVAGLVTKAGGRRSGYILACKPEEITIYDIHSAFEPGVCVVDCVSENYQCQRKDICALFGFWGNLNRQFVEILKSTTIQDIMNEQSKLGELVQTTLCK; this is encoded by the coding sequence TTGAAGTTTAGCACTAGAACGCGATATGGATTAAGAGCTATTCTCGAAATAGCATTAAATAACTCCGAAAATGGTATCTATCAAAAAGATATTGCTGCCAACCAGAATCTCTCTTATAAATACCTGGACCACATCATCAACTCATTAAAAGTTGCGGGTCTGGTAACAAAAGCCGGAGGACGACGCAGCGGTTATATTTTAGCTTGCAAACCGGAAGAAATAACTATTTATGATATCCACAGTGCTTTTGAACCGGGAGTTTGCGTAGTTGACTGCGTGTCGGAAAATTACCAATGCCAACGAAAAGACATTTGCGCTTTGTTTGGCTTTTGGGGAAATTTGAATCGCCAGTTTGTTGAAATTCTGAAATCAACTACAATTCAGGACATAATGAATGAACAATCGAAACTGGGAGAGCTTGTGCAGACAACATTGTGCAAGTAA